One Mus musculus strain C57BL/6J chromosome Y, GRCm38.p6 C57BL/6J DNA segment encodes these proteins:
- the Gm21806 gene encoding Y-linked testis-specific protein 1-like: protein MTSLKKKSRRKTSSQALGNIVGCRISHGWKEGNEPVTHWKAIILGQLPTNPSLYLVKYDGIDSVYGQELHSDERILNLKVLPHKVVFPQVRDVHLAGTLVGREVQHKFEGKDGSEDNWSGMVLAQVPFLQDYFYISYKKDPVLYVYQLLDDYKEGNLHIIPETPLAGARSGDDNDFLIGSWVQYTRDDGSQKFGKVVYKVLANPTVYFIKFLGDLHIYVYTLVSNIT, encoded by the coding sequence atgacatcactcaagaagaagagtaggaggaagacttcttcccaggccctggggaatattgttggctgcagaatttctcacgggtggaaggaaggtaatgagcctgtcacccattggaaggccatcattctaggtcaactgccaacaaacccttctctttatttggtgaagtatgacggaattgacagtgtctacggacaggagctccacagcgatgagaggattttaaatcttaaggtcttgcctcacaaagtagtttttcctcaggtgagggatgtccacctcgcaggcacactggttggcagagaggtacaacacaaatttgaggggaaagatggctctgaggacaactggagtgggatggtgctagcccaggtgccattcttacaggactatttttacatttcctacaagaaggatccggtcctctacgtctatcagctcctggatgactacaaggaaggtaacctccacatcattccagagacccctctggctggggcgagatcaggtgatgacaatgacttcttaataggttcttgggtgcagtacaccagagatgatggatcccaaaagttcggaaaggttgtttacaaagttctagccaatcctactgtgtactttatcaaatttctcggtgacctccatatctatgtctatactctggtgtcaaatatcacttaa